The genomic interval CACCCGAATCGTAGACCCAGCCTTCGAACCTTCCTTTCAGGGCCGATCGAATCCCCTTCGGTCCCCCTCCCGAGGCCTTGACCGCGTCTAAGAAGCTCAAGAGGGATTCCCTCGAGGGCCGAAAGGGGTTGGGTCTCCCGACGCTGGAGAGCCTTTGCCGGAGAAAGAGGACCGCCTGATCGAGGGAAGAGACATTCCGCTTTCGGGAGAGGGAAGGGAGCTTGAATTCGGAGAGAAGGTAGCGGAGGAAACCCGAGGTCAGGTCCCAATCGTTGTTGAAACCCCCAGCGGATTTGAAGAGGGTGATCTCCTCGTTCGAGACCCGAATGGGTTTCAACCCCAAGCATTGCTCAAGGTAGAGGCCGATGGTCTGCTGGATGGCCTTTCGGTAGGACTGGGAGACGTCGACCAGCACTCCGTCCATGTCGAAGATGAGAAGGTCGATCATGCCGCTCCAATCTTCGGGTTCTTTCCCCCTACCGGTTTCGTCAGTCCTTTCTTTCGATCTCTTCCATCACGGCCCTGACGAGGCTATCCACATCGAGCCCCTGCATCCGGTAGAGGTCTTCCGGTTTGCCGGAGGCGCCGTATCGGGAGATTCCCAGCTTGCGGAAGCGGACCGATCGTCTTTGCTCCGCTAAGACATTGGCGATGAGGCTTCCCAGCCCCGTTTGGACATGATGGTCTTCGTAGGTGATCACCCTCCCGGTTTGGGCCGCCCGGAGGATGGCTTCGAGATCGAGGTCGCTCATGCAGGAGAGGTTGAGGATCTGGACTTCGATCCCCTCCGCCTTCAATCGGGCCCAGGCCTCGAGGGCCCGATGGACCATGCTACCGGCGGTCAGGATGGCGGCGTCCTTTCCGTCCCGGATCAGGTCGGCCTTTCCGTAACGGAACTCATAAGGGGTGGCAAAATAAGGATGCCCGTCTTCGGTGAGGATGATCGGCGCCGGGGAGCGTCCCATGGCCACGAGGAAATTCCCCTCCGCCCTGGCCACATATCGGATCACGCGGTCGGTCTGGTTCGGGTCGGCCGGCACGATGATCTTGAATCCGAAGAGGTTTCTCATCACCCCGATATAGTCGATACATTGATGGGTCTTCCCATCCTCGCCCACGTCAAGGCCGTTGTGGGTGCAGATGAGCTTCAGGTTCGTCTCGTTCAGATCGTTGAGACGGTGCTGATTGTAGGTCTCATCGATGCCGAAGACGCCGAAGTCGGCGAAGAAGGAGAGCAGGCCCGTGGTGGAGATGGCCCCGGAGAGGGTGGCCGTGTGGTGTTCCTGGATGCCACTCTGAAAGAAATGGTCGGGAAACTGTTTGCCAAAAAGGTTCGTCTTCGTCGAAGAGGCCAGATCGCAGTCGAAGACGACGATCGGAAGCGAGCCATCGGGCCGGAGGTTGGCCCTGCCCAGATCGAGCAGGGCGTTTCCGAAGGCGGTTCGGTTGTCCAGCCTCTGGTCCTTTCCGTAATCCCTCGGCCTTCCCTCGTTCAAGGGGATGACGGTTTTCGGATATCTCCTCCCCTCATAGAGGAGGCCCCCCCTCTGCCGGAGGTCCCGATACCGATCCAGGTCGTCTTCCAGACCCAATTCCTGAATCGCCCTTCGATACTCTTCGAGGGTCAGGGCCCTCCCGTGGAACTCTTCCTTTCCCTCCATGAAGGAGACGCCCTTGCCCATGACGGTGTGAGCGAGGATGGCCGTGGGGTGATGGAAGAGGGTCGCCTCGCGGCAGGCCTGGTAGATCTCCTGGAATTGATGCCCGTCGATCTCGATCACCCGCCATCCGTCCGACTCGAAATTCTTGGCGATATTCTGGGGCATGATCTCGCCGGTGACGCCGCTGATCTGTCTCTGGTTATAATCGATCAGCACCGTTAGATTGTGAAGGCCATATTTGATGGCGAAGCGCCGGGCCTCTGAAATCTGGCCCTTCTGTTGTTCGCCACATCCCATGGCCACAAAGACATGGAAATCTTTCTTCAAGACCTTGGCCGCCAGGGCAAATCCGCATCCGGCCGAAAGTCCCTGGCCGAGATTGCCCGTGTTCCAGTCGAGACCCGGGATCCCTTTTTCCACGTGTCCCTCGAAGGGGCTGCCCGCCCTCCTGAAGTGGACGATGGCCGTCTCGATCGGGAAGAATCCCGTCCTCCCCAGGGCCGCATAGACGCCCGGAGAGGTGTGGCCATGGCTGATGACGAACCGATCTCTTTCTGGGTCCTCCGGATGTTTGGGATCGATCCTGGCGTTTGTGTAGAGGACGAGATAGAGATCGATGGAGGACATCGACCCGCCGGGATGGCCCGAACCGGCCAAGGTCGTCATTTTCAAGATGTCCCCCCTGGCCAGCCTGGCCAATTCCGAGAGCCTTTGAACCGTGGCAGGGTCCAGCTTTTCGGCCTCGAATCGCTTCCGGAGCATCCTCGTCCCTCCCCTCGGTCGGTTGACCCCTAACTTTATAATAGGGGTTGAATCCTTTGCAAGTCCCATTTAAGATTGGCCTCAAACGGAGGGCGACGAAGGATGGGAGGGATTGAATGGCAGGGGAGGCGCTTTCCCTGCCGCCTGATCATCTTCGACAAGGATGGGACGCTTATCGATTTCACCTCGACCTGGGTTCCCCTCATTCGAAGACGGATCTCTCTTCTCTTGAGGAGATTGAAGAGGGATGGCGCCCTGGAGGCCTCCCTCTTGAAATGTTGGGGGATCGACCCCTCAAGCGGCCGGGTGGACCCCAGAGGCCCTTGTCCGGTCTCGTCCCGCTCAGAGGAGATCGTCATCGCGACGATGGCCCTCTATCAGGCCGGATATCCCTGGGATGAATCGAAGGAGTGGGTTCTTAAGGCCTTCGATGAGGCCGATGCCGAAAGGGATTGGCGCCGGGAGGTCGTGCCGGTTGAGGGGATCGAGAGGTTTCTTTCGGAGCTCAAAGAGAACGGCTTTTTTACGGCCTTAGCCACCAATGACGAGCGGAAAGATACAGAGGCCATCCTTCATCACCTCGGCCTTTGGGGCCTGTTCGATGTGATCCTCTGCTGGGGCGAGGTTTACCCTTCAAAACCCCATCCTGAAACGGTCTTCACCATCTGCAGAAGATTAGGTCTCTCTCCGGACCAAGCGGCGATGGTGGGGGACTCTGTGACGGACATGTTGATGGGAAAGAGGGCAGGGGTGGCCGTGACGGTGGGGATCCTCGAAGGGGGGGTGACCCCTCGTGAGGAGCTTGAGACGGTGGCAGACCTGGTCGTCGAATCGATCCGAGAGTTAAAGACCTTTACCAGTTGAAAGGTTTGCAGGAGGGTTTCGAGGCCGATCGGCGCCTGGAATCGAAAAGAAAAAAAGAGGGCGTTTCTTTGACCCACGCCCTCTTTCAGGAAGGGAGAAGAGAGATTACTCGACTTTGATCTTGATCTCCTTCTTCTTCGCCTCTTCGGATTTCGGGAGGACGATCTTAAGGACCCCGTTTTTGTAAGTGGCGTTGATCTTATCGGCCTGGACCTCCCTCGGAAGCCTTATCGACCTGGAGAAGGCACCAAAACTCCTCTCGATCAGGTGGTAATTCTCCTCTTTCTCCTCCTTCTCCTGCTTCTTCTCGCCTTTGATGGTCAGAATACCCTCGCTCAGGGAGATGTCGATATCCTTCGGGTCGAGGCCGGGGACCTCGGTTTTGACCACAATGTCATTTTTCGTCTCCGAGACGTCGAGGGCAGGATACCATTCCACCGCTTCCTCCCCACGTTTTCTCAAACCGCCTTCAAAGAAGGAATCCCAAAGCCGATCCATCTCCCTTCGCATCCTTTCGAATTCCCTGAAAGGCGAAATCTCTCTGAAAGGCCTCCAAAGCTCAAGCTCCTTCGCCATAACCATCCCTCCTTTTCAGACATGATGAATTTCCTTAGGAAACCACACAAAAGATAATCACCCTTTTCCATTTGTCAAGTCCGATAGGCCGGGCACCTTGAAACTGGGGAATTTTCTGTTATGATTGAATTATTCTATTCGAAAGGAGGAGTGCATGATGGCTTACGGGGCAAAAGACTACAATCATCTCATCGGGATGGAAGGTTTCAGCGAGACCCTCTTGAAGAACCACTTCACCCTTTACCAGGGATATGTGACCAATACGAATAAACTCCTTGAGACCCTCGGGGAGATGGCAAAGGGAGGAAAGATTGGTACCCCGGAATACGCAGAGCTGAAACGCCGGTTGGGATGGGAATTCAACGGCATGAGGCTCCATGAGCTCTATTTCGAAAACCTCGGAGGGAAAGGGGCTCTCAATAAGGAGGGCAAACTGGGGAAGAAGCTCTCGGAGGATTTCGGAAGCTACGAGGCCTGGGAGGCCGATTTCAAAGGCGTCGGCACGATGCGGGGGATCGGATGGGCGGTCCTTTACCAGGATCCGGTGAACGGAAAATTGTTCAATCAATGGATCAACGAGCACGACGTGGGCCATCCGGCGGGTTGCCAACCCCTGTTGATCCTGGATGTTTTTGAGCACGCCTTCATGATCGATTACGGATTGAAGCGGGCCGATTACATCAACGCCTTCTTCAAGAATATCAAGTGGGAGGCGGTGGAGGCCCGATTGAAGTGATCGGTTTTTTAGGAGCTGCCAGGATGACGAAAGGGCGGTCTTAATGATCGCCCTTTCTTTTCCGGTCTTCCACGTTGGAGAGCGGCGATTTCCTTCAGCTCCATGATAGGAGAAAAAGGATGGTTTGGAAGATCCTTCACATAGGGGCGGGCCTCTTGTGGATCCTTTTTGTCCTCCCCCTTCCTACGAGCAGCCAACCGAAGTCGATCCTCTTGGCCACGACGACGAGCCTCCTGGATTGCGGGCTTCTGGACGTCCTCCTTCCAGTTTTCGAAAGCAAGACGGGATACTCTGTCAAGCCGATTGGCGTGGGTTCGGGGCAGGCCATCGTGATGGCAAAGAGGGGCGAGGCCGATGTGCTCCTGGTCCATTCCCCTGAAGCCGAGAGAAGGCTTTTGGACGAGGGGCACGGGATCCGGCGAAGGCCTGTGATGTTCAATACCTTTTTAATCGTCGGTCCCGTCGAAGATCCAGCGGGGGTGCGCAAGGCCTCCAACGTTACGGAGGCCTTCCGACAGATCGCCTCAAGACGATCCCTCTTTTTGTCCAGGGGAGATCGCTCCGGAACCCATGAGAAGGAACGATCCCTCTGGAAGGCCTCAGGCATCGATCCCGAAAGGGAGCGATGGTACCAGGAGACGGGCCTCGGGATGGGACAGACTCTCCATATGGCTTCCGAAAAAGGGGCCTATACCCTGACGGACAGCGGGACCTATTTGGCCCTGAGGCAGAAGGTTCGGTCGGTGCGCCTCGGACCGGAAGACCCTCTGCTTCTGAATGTCTATCATGTGATCGAGGTAAACCCGTCGAGATGGCCGAAGGTGAACGGGGCTGGGGCAAGGGCCTTTTCCGACTTCCTCTTTTCGAAGGAGGCCCAGGAGATCATCCTCAGCTACGGGGTCGGTCGGTATGGGGCCCGTCTCTTCCTCCCTGTGACGAAGATAGACGGAGGGCATTAGATGGACTTGATCCTCGACGGCCTCAAGAAGGCCTTCTGGTTGTTGATCACCGGAGACCCAGAGATCGTGGAGATCGCCCTTCTCTCCCTCAAAGTCTCCGCAACGGCCACTTTGATCAGCCTCCTGATCGGGATCGCCACCGGGACCGCCCTCGCCCTGACCCCGTTTCGGGGGAGGCGGTTTGTGATCAGCCTCATCAACACGGGGATGGGGGTTCCTCCGGTGGTGGTCGGGCTCTGGGTCACGATCTTCTTATGGAGAGGCGGGCCTCTCGGTTTTTTAGGGATCCTCTATTCACCTTCGGCCATGATCCTCGCCCAGGCCATTATCGCCACCCCCATCGTGATGGGTGTGACCGTGGCAGCCATCCAGCACCTCCCCGAAAAGCTGAGGCTCCAGATTTTGGCCCTCGGGGCCACCCGATTTCAGATGGTCTGGATATTGATCCGGGAGGCCAAGCTTCCCTTGCTTGCGGGCGTGATGGCGGGGTTTGGAGGGGTCATCTCAGAGGTGGGGGCCTCCCTCATGGTGGGAGGGAATATCAAGGGATACACCCGGGTTCTGACGACCGCGACGGTGACCGAGACGAGCCGGGGCAATTTCGACGTGGCCATCGCCTTGGGATTGATCCTCTTCCTCCTTGCCTACGGGATCAATCTCATTCTCACAACGATTCAACAGAGGGAAAGGGTGAGATGACCCTTCTGGAAGTCAGGGACCTCAGGGTCGAGAGAGAGGGCGAGCTCCTTTTGAACATCCCTTCCCTTTCAGTTAAAAGGGGCGAAACCCTCGCCCTCATCGGACCCAACGGGGCAGGAAAGACCACTTTGCTTCAGACCCTTTCATTCCTCTCCGGCCCCTTCCATGGGGAGATCCTCTTCGAGGGCCAGAGGGTCGGGAGGGATCTTTCTGTTTTGGCCTACCGGAGAAAGATCGCCCTCGTCTTTCAGGAGCCCTTGCTGTTCAACACCACCGTCTTCCAAAATGTCGCCTCTGGGTTGAAGATCCGTAATGTGAAGAAGCGGGAGATCCAGGAGAGGGTGATGGAAGAACTGGAACGTTTCGGGATTTCCCACCTCAGCCAGAGATCGGCCAAGACGCTATCGGGAGGGGAGGCCCAGCGGACGAATCTCGCCCGGGCCTTCGTCCTTCGACCCGAGCTGTTGCTCCTGGACGAACCCTTCGCCTCCCTCGATCCGCCCACACGAGAATCGCTGCTGATCGATCTGGAGCGGGCGTTATTCCGCACGAAGACCACCACCCTTTTTGCGACCCATGACCGGCAAGAGGCGCTGAGGCTTTCCGATCGGGTAGCGGTGATGCGATCCGGTCGGATCGAACAGATCGGCTCACCCGAAGGGGTGATGAATCATCCGGCAACGGAATTTGTCGCCTCCTTTCTGGGGGTGGAGACGATCCTCTCCGGGAGGGTGATTCGAACCGGGGAGGGGACCTTCGTGGCCTCGATGTCCGATCAGGAGGTCGAGGCGGTGGGAGAGGTCCGGTTAGGAGAACGGGTGGTGCTCTGTATCCGGCCTGAGGACGTCACCCTCGCCATCCCTCCGGTGAAGGGCCAAACCAGTGCGAGAAATCTCTTCATTGGAAGAGTATCGAAGATCGTCCCCTTCGGGCCTTATCAAAAGGTTCACCTCGACTGCGGGTTTCCGCTGGTGGCCTATATCACCCATCCTTCGCAGAAGAACCTCTCTTTGACCGAGGGAAAGGAGGTGGCCGTTTCGTTTAAGGCCTCGGCGGTCAAGATCCTCAAGAAAGGGTGAGGGATGAGGGGGCAGGCGAGAGGACTACCGACGGCGGTGGTAATAGTGGAACCCGAATCCCCAATACCATCTGGGACCATAATACCACCAAGGATCGAAAAGGTAGGGGTAGGGGTCGTAGAGATAGATGGGTTCGGGCCAGAGATGGATCTGTTTGCCCGCGACGAGGGGATAACGGTAATCCATTTCCCCAAGGGGTTTGAGCTTGGCTCCGAGAATCTCTCCGGCCACGGTGATCCGCCTTCCGCTCCGGAGAGGATAAGGGTCCAGCCACTTTTCTGACAAGACCAAAAACCTGCCCTCGGAATAGGCCCCGCCTTTCGGCTCTCCCCTCCAACCGAGGGGCCTCTGGTAGACCTCGATCTGGGTGGCCCCCTCTCTCAGGCTAACGGTTTCGATGATCTCTCCACCCCAGACCACCCACCTCCCTTTATAAGCCTCTGGGTCTTGGCGAACCTGGCTCAGGGTGAGGGCGGGGTTGGCTTTGACCCTCAGGTCCTTGGAGATCACGTGGGCACATCCGGAGAGAAAGAGGAACAAGAAGAGGCAAATGGCACGGGAGAGGGTGGTCATGGTTTACTCAGACGTCCCTTTCCCCTGGGGGGTTGAAACGATCCAGGAAGATCGAAGGAATCGGCTCATTCGATATAGAGGAGGGTGTAACGTTTCACGCCGCCCGGCGTTTTGACCACGACCTCGTCATCCACCTCTTTGCCGATGAGGGCTTTTCCGAGGGGAGAGGCGATCGAGATCTTTCCATTAGGGATGTCGGATTCATCCGGCCCGACGATCTGATAGGTGACCCTCTCGCCGGAGTCGCAATTTTCAAGGGTAACGGTCGACCCGAAACCTACCTTGCCATCCGAGGAATTGGGGACGTCCATGATCTCGGCGTTGGCCAGTTTCTGTTCGATCTCGCGGATCTTCGTCTCCACAAAGGCCTGCCGTTCTTTGGCCGCAGTATATTCGGCATTCTCGCTGAGGTCTCCGTGGGCCCTTGCCTCCTCGATGGCCTTGATGACCTGGGGTCTGACGACCTTCTTCAGATGCTCGAGGTCCTTGACGAGGTTGTTGTATCCATTACGGGTGATGGGCGTTCGCGCCATGAAAAAACTCCTTTAACGAAAATAACTATAGCCAACGGAGATCGAGTTTGTCAACCGACCCGGAAGGGGGGAAGGCCCTCAGCCACGGGCCTTCCCCCCAGGACCGATTGCGTCGGGAGGATTACAGGTTGATGTTGGAATATTTTTTCCAGGGTCGGGCGACCTGCTTGTTTTCGAGGATGTCGAGGGAGGTGCAGATGTACTTCCGAGTATCATGGGGCATGATGACATCGTCCACACAGCCTCTTTCGGCGGCCTGATAGGGATGTTCCAGTTTCTGCCTGTACTCTTCGATCAGTTTCTTGGCGGTCTCCTTCGGGTTCGGAGCGGCCTTGATCTCTTTGGCGAAGATGACGCTGGCCGCCGTATCCGCTCCGACGATGTTGATCCTCGCCGTGGGCCAGGCGAAGCAGAGGTCGGCCCCGATGCTTTTGTCGAGCATGGCATAATGGGCCCCTGCATAGGATTTTCCGATGATGATGGAGATCAGGGGCACGGTCGCCTCTGCCCATGCGAAGAGGGTTTTGGCCCCGTGCCGGAGGATTCCCTTCCACTCCTGGGGAGAGCCGATCCAGAAACCCGGGCAGTCGACGAAGGTGACCAGTGGGATGTTGAAGAGGTCACAGAATCTCACGAACCTGGCCAGCTTGTCTGCCGCATCGTAGTCAAGCCCTCCCATTAAGACCTTGGGTTGATTGGCCACAATCCCGGCCACCTTCCCGTTGAAACGGGCAAATCCCACGATGAGGTTGCGGGCGAAGTACCGGTGGATCTCGAAGAAGGTCCCCTTGTCGACGACCTTTTCGATGAGGGGATACATATCGTAGGGGACCCGAAGCTGGGGGTCGGGGATGAAGTCGTCCAGTTCGGGAATCTCTCGGTTAGGGTCATCTCCGGTCTCGATCCGAGGGGGCTTCTCTCGATTGTTCGAAGGGAAATAGGAGAGAAGCTTCCGGCAGAGCTCGATACATTCCCGATCGTCTTCGCCGACGATGTGGGTCCCGCCCGATTTGACGGCATGGGCCTGCCAACCGGCCAGTTCCTCGAGGGAAATATCCTCTCCGGTCTGGGTCTTGACAAAGGCCGGGCCTGCAATCCCCATGAACCCGGTCTTTTTGCTCTGGATGAGAAAGTCGTTCATGATGGGATGGTAGGCTTGTCCTCCCAGGCAGGGACCGAGGAGCAGGGCGATCTGGGGGATGATTCCGGAGGCGAGGATCTGGGCCCGGAAGGTCCATCCGTAGGCCTCCAGGGTATCGAACCCTTCCTGAAGGCGCGCCCCACCGGAGTCGTTGATGCCCACAAAAGGCCACCCTTTCTCCTTGGCGAAGTCGCAAGCCCAGACGAACTTCTTTCCATGGTATTCCCCGAAGGTCCCGGCCATGGCCGTGAAGTCCTCGGAGGCGACGACGACGTATCTTCCGTTCACTTTCCCGTAGCCCGTCACCACCCCTTCGGCCGGAATGAACCTCTCGGCCATTCCGAAATCGGTCTGTCTATGCTTGATGAAAGGCCCGATCTCGACGAAGGTGCCAGGATCCATGAGCCAATCGATTCTCTCCCGGGCATTCGTCTGGCCCTTCTCACGACGTTTCTCGATCTCCTTGGGTCCGCCCATTTCGAGGATGGCCTTGCGCCTCTTCATATAGTCCTCATACATCGCATCGAACTTTCCCATCCTTTTCTCCTTTCTATGTTAAGATTTTCGTTGATTTATGAATTTTTTCACAATATATTTAGCAGATCAGGCCTCTAATCGCAAGAAATATTTTGCTTTACATTTTCCGCCGTTTCTGATAACCTATAACCTATGAAAATTTCAACCAAAACCAAACTCGCCCTCCTCTTTCTCGGCCTGGCCTGCTTTATCGGCGTCATCACAAGCCTGCTGGTCAATTCCCTGATTACAAACCAGATCATCAAGGAGGCCCAGGAGAGGGTCAAACATGACCTCGATACGGCAAGGTTTGTCTATTCTATGAAAATGAGGGAGATCGACCGGGCGATCCGGTGGGCTTCGATCAGACATGTTTTAAAAAAGGCCCTGAAAGAGAGGAACGTGACACCCATTCGAGAGGAGCTGACCGCGTTGATGGTGGAGGAGGGGCTCGATTTTCTCCTCCTGACCGATCGGGAAGGAAGGGTCCTCTTCCGTGTGCATAACCCCAAGGTCGAAGGGGACAGCCTGATCCATCAGCCCTCCATCCGGGCGGCTTTGGAGAGGAAGGGGATTTCAGGGACGGAGGTCATGACGAGGGAGGAGCTTTTAAGAGAAGGGGAGGCGCTGGCCAACAGGGCGGCTCTGAGGTTGATCCCCACCCCAAAGGCGAAACCCACGGACCAACAGGAGGAGACCTCGGGCCTGATCCTCCGATCGACCCACCCCGTCCTCGATTTCAGCGGAGAGGTCCTGGGGGCCCTCTCCGGGGGTGTGCTCCTGAACCGGAACAACGAGATCGTGGATCTGATCAAGAATATCGTCTTTAAAGACGCCAAATACAAGGGAAAGGATGTCGGCACGGCCACCATCTTCCTAAGGGATGTGAGGATTGCCACGAACGTGCTCGACCGGGAAGGGAAGCGGGCCATCGGGACGTTGGCGATGAAAGAGGTCCAAGAACAGGTCCTCGAGAAGGGAATGCCGTGGATTCAGAGGGCCTTCGTGGTCGACGACTGGTATATCACCGCCTATGAACCCATCCGGGATATCGAGGGAAGGATCGTGGGGATCCTTTACGTCGGCCTTCTGGAGAGCCGATATACCCTGATGAAGGAGAGGCTCATCCTGCTCTTCTTCCTCCTGTCGATGTCGGCGATGCTCGTGGCCCTGACGATCTCCTTTCTCCTCTCTTGGAAGGTTCCTAAGAGCCCTTCCCCCTTGGGAGAGGGTTAATCCTCCCCCTCCGGACCCGATTCTCCTTCCTTTCGAGAGCCTCCCTTGAGGCCTCTCCAGAGGCCTGAGAAGAGAAGGTAGAGGACCACGACCGCGATGCCGATCCCCAAGAGATTGGGCGCCCCGAACTGTTTCAGAAAATTGGCGAGGGATTCTACCGTTTCCATCTTTTAACCGATCAGGTTTCGGTCCAGGGTCCGATACTGGATGGCCTCTGAGAGATGGGCGGGCCGGATCCCATCATTTCCCTCGAGATCGGCGATCGTGCGGGCGACCTTCAAGATCCTCGTATAGGCCCGGGCGCTCAAACCGAATTTATCGATCGCCATCTCGAGCAGTCGATGGCTCGGCTCGTCGATGGCGCAGAATCTTTTGATGTGGCGGTTGGTCATCTGGGCATTGCAGAAGATCTTCATCCCCTTGAATCGATCGAGCTGAACCTTTCTCGCCCGGTCGACCCGTTTCTTGATCTCCTCCGAGGATTCTCCGGGGTCCCGGCTGGCGAGGTCGCGGTACTTGACCGCGGGGACCTCGACGTGAATATCGATGCGGTCCATCAAGGGGCCGGAGATCTTGGCGCGGTACCGCTGGATCTGCGGGACCGTGCAGGTACACTCGTTGTTGGGATCGGTGTAGTAACCGCAGGGACAGGGGTTCATGGCTGCCACGAGCATGAAGCGGGCAGGGTAGGTGATGGAGGTGGCGGCCCGGGAGATCGTGACCCTCTCCTCTTCGAGGGGCTGCCGCATCACCTCGAGGACGTTCTTCTTAAATTCGGGCAGTTCATCGAGAAAAAGGACACCGTTGTTCGGAAGTGGCGAACCTTCCATTCGTTGGCCTTTTCTGAAATTTCTTGCGAAATCGATGGGATATGTAATTTATAACTGATTTCTTTATTCGGGTGCAAAAGGATGACTTCAAAAAGCGATCTCAATATCTTTCTTCTCTCAGACTCGTTGGCCTCGGTGATAATTTCTTGGAACACCTCCAGAAGTTTGAGGATATCGGTATGCTTCTGGGGAATAGCCTCCTGCATCCTGATATCTTTCTGTATGGTTTCTGCTTCTTTCTTTTTTGACTGGATCTGCTTTTCAAGTTTTTCGATTTTCAATTTATGAGTTCGTATTTCTTCCTTCGTATGTAAAAATTCATACAGCTCCATCAGCCTTTCTTTCCTCTGGTTTAGAATGGCAAGTTCGGATTCAATGTGGAGCAGCCTGTCATGGCAGTGTCTGAGGAAGAGATTCGAGTTTGAAAGCATTTTGAAAATATTTTCCGGGGTGGTGATAATTTTTTCGGCC from Thermodesulfobacteriota bacterium carries:
- a CDS encoding transketolase, whose product is MLRKRFEAEKLDPATVQRLSELARLARGDILKMTTLAGSGHPGGSMSSIDLYLVLYTNARIDPKHPEDPERDRFVISHGHTSPGVYAALGRTGFFPIETAIVHFRRAGSPFEGHVEKGIPGLDWNTGNLGQGLSAGCGFALAAKVLKKDFHVFVAMGCGEQQKGQISEARRFAIKYGLHNLTVLIDYNQRQISGVTGEIMPQNIAKNFESDGWRVIEIDGHQFQEIYQACREATLFHHPTAILAHTVMGKGVSFMEGKEEFHGRALTLEEYRRAIQELGLEDDLDRYRDLRQRGGLLYEGRRYPKTVIPLNEGRPRDYGKDQRLDNRTAFGNALLDLGRANLRPDGSLPIVVFDCDLASSTKTNLFGKQFPDHFFQSGIQEHHTATLSGAISTTGLLSFFADFGVFGIDETYNQHRLNDLNETNLKLICTHNGLDVGEDGKTHQCIDYIGVMRNLFGFKIIVPADPNQTDRVIRYVARAEGNFLVAMGRSPAPIILTEDGHPYFATPYEFRYGKADLIRDGKDAAILTAGSMVHRALEAWARLKAEGIEVQILNLSCMSDLDLEAILRAAQTGRVITYEDHHVQTGLGSLIANVLAEQRRSVRFRKLGISRYGASGKPEDLYRMQGLDVDSLVRAVMEEIERKD
- a CDS encoding HAD family hydrolase — its product is MGGIEWQGRRFPCRLIIFDKDGTLIDFTSTWVPLIRRRISLLLRRLKRDGALEASLLKCWGIDPSSGRVDPRGPCPVSSRSEEIVIATMALYQAGYPWDESKEWVLKAFDEADAERDWRREVVPVEGIERFLSELKENGFFTALATNDERKDTEAILHHLGLWGLFDVILCWGEVYPSKPHPETVFTICRRLGLSPDQAAMVGDSVTDMLMGKRAGVAVTVGILEGGVTPREELETVADLVVESIRELKTFTS
- a CDS encoding Hsp20/alpha crystallin family protein; translation: MVMAKELELWRPFREISPFREFERMRREMDRLWDSFFEGGLRKRGEEAVEWYPALDVSETKNDIVVKTEVPGLDPKDIDISLSEGILTIKGEKKQEKEEKEENYHLIERSFGAFSRSIRLPREVQADKINATYKNGVLKIVLPKSEEAKKKEIKIKVE
- a CDS encoding Fe-Mn family superoxide dismutase; the encoded protein is MAYGAKDYNHLIGMEGFSETLLKNHFTLYQGYVTNTNKLLETLGEMAKGGKIGTPEYAELKRRLGWEFNGMRLHELYFENLGGKGALNKEGKLGKKLSEDFGSYEAWEADFKGVGTMRGIGWAVLYQDPVNGKLFNQWINEHDVGHPAGCQPLLILDVFEHAFMIDYGLKRADYINAFFKNIKWEAVEARLK
- a CDS encoding substrate-binding domain-containing protein → MVWKILHIGAGLLWILFVLPLPTSSQPKSILLATTTSLLDCGLLDVLLPVFESKTGYSVKPIGVGSGQAIVMAKRGEADVLLVHSPEAERRLLDEGHGIRRRPVMFNTFLIVGPVEDPAGVRKASNVTEAFRQIASRRSLFLSRGDRSGTHEKERSLWKASGIDPERERWYQETGLGMGQTLHMASEKGAYTLTDSGTYLALRQKVRSVRLGPEDPLLLNVYHVIEVNPSRWPKVNGAGARAFSDFLFSKEAQEIILSYGVGRYGARLFLPVTKIDGGH
- a CDS encoding ABC transporter permease encodes the protein MDLILDGLKKAFWLLITGDPEIVEIALLSLKVSATATLISLLIGIATGTALALTPFRGRRFVISLINTGMGVPPVVVGLWVTIFLWRGGPLGFLGILYSPSAMILAQAIIATPIVMGVTVAAIQHLPEKLRLQILALGATRFQMVWILIREAKLPLLAGVMAGFGGVISEVGASLMVGGNIKGYTRVLTTATVTETSRGNFDVAIALGLILFLLAYGINLILTTIQQRERVR
- a CDS encoding ABC transporter ATP-binding protein — encoded protein: MTLLEVRDLRVEREGELLLNIPSLSVKRGETLALIGPNGAGKTTLLQTLSFLSGPFHGEILFEGQRVGRDLSVLAYRRKIALVFQEPLLFNTTVFQNVASGLKIRNVKKREIQERVMEELERFGISHLSQRSAKTLSGGEAQRTNLARAFVLRPELLLLDEPFASLDPPTRESLLIDLERALFRTKTTTLFATHDRQEALRLSDRVAVMRSGRIEQIGSPEGVMNHPATEFVASFLGVETILSGRVIRTGEGTFVASMSDQEVEAVGEVRLGERVVLCIRPEDVTLAIPPVKGQTSARNLFIGRVSKIVPFGPYQKVHLDCGFPLVAYITHPSQKNLSLTEGKEVAVSFKASAVKILKKG
- a CDS encoding Slp family lipoprotein, with the protein product MTTLSRAICLFLFLFLSGCAHVISKDLRVKANPALTLSQVRQDPEAYKGRWVVWGGEIIETVSLREGATQIEVYQRPLGWRGEPKGGAYSEGRFLVLSEKWLDPYPLRSGRRITVAGEILGAKLKPLGEMDYRYPLVAGKQIHLWPEPIYLYDPYPYLFDPWWYYGPRWYWGFGFHYYHRRR
- the greA gene encoding transcription elongation factor GreA is translated as MARTPITRNGYNNLVKDLEHLKKVVRPQVIKAIEEARAHGDLSENAEYTAAKERQAFVETKIREIEQKLANAEIMDVPNSSDGKVGFGSTVTLENCDSGERVTYQIVGPDESDIPNGKISIASPLGKALIGKEVDDEVVVKTPGGVKRYTLLYIE